A genomic segment from Streptomyces sp. TLI_235 encodes:
- a CDS encoding menaquinol-cytochrome c reductase cytochrome c1 subunit precursor: MKKLSARRRHPLAALVVLLLALAATGGLYAAFAPAEKAQADTSAQSLAIEEGKKLFAVGCSSCHGLDGQGSSDGPSLVGVGSAAVDFQVGTGRMPAQQSGAQVPAKRVVYSQAQIDQLAAYVASLGPGPVAPTKEQYTSTDPNDVAKGGELFRTNCAQCHNFAGKGGALTKGKYAPTLENTSPKHIYEAMQTGPQNMPSFPDTTMPEEQKKQIVAWVSHTNDEPNPGGLSLGSLGPVTEGLFGWIFALGSLIVVAIWVAAHTTKAKKS, from the coding sequence GTGAAAAAGCTCTCCGCACGACGGCGCCACCCACTGGCGGCGCTGGTCGTCCTACTTCTCGCCCTGGCGGCCACCGGGGGGCTGTACGCCGCGTTCGCGCCCGCCGAGAAGGCGCAGGCCGACACCTCCGCGCAGTCGCTCGCCATCGAAGAGGGCAAGAAGCTCTTCGCCGTGGGCTGCTCCTCCTGCCACGGCCTCGACGGCCAGGGCAGCTCCGACGGCCCGAGCCTGGTGGGCGTGGGTTCCGCCGCGGTCGACTTCCAGGTCGGCACCGGCCGTATGCCGGCCCAGCAGAGCGGCGCCCAGGTGCCCGCCAAGAGGGTCGTCTACTCCCAGGCCCAGATCGACCAGCTGGCCGCCTACGTGGCCTCGCTCGGCCCCGGCCCGGTCGCTCCGACCAAGGAGCAGTACACCTCCACCGACCCGAACGACGTGGCCAAGGGCGGCGAGCTCTTCCGGACCAACTGCGCCCAGTGCCACAACTTCGCGGGCAAGGGCGGCGCTCTGACGAAGGGCAAGTACGCCCCGACGCTGGAGAACACCTCCCCGAAGCACATCTACGAGGCCATGCAGACCGGCCCGCAGAACATGCCCTCGTTCCCCGACACCACCATGCCGGAGGAGCAGAAGAAGCAGATCGTGGCCTGGGTCAGCCACACCAACGACGAGCCCAACCCCGGTGGCCTCTCGCTGGGCAGCCTCGGTCCGGTGACCGAGGGTCTGTTCGGCTGGATCTTCGCCCTCGGTTCGCTCATCGTGGTCGCGATCTGGGTCGCCGCCCACACCACCAAGGCCAAGAAGTCATGA
- a CDS encoding AsnC family transcriptional regulator codes for MITAIVLIKTSVDRIPEIAEAIAAIEGVSEVYSVTGSYDLVAMVRVRQHEDLAEVIPGQVNKVPGVEHTETQIAFRTYSQHDLEAAFALGLDE; via the coding sequence GTGATCACCGCGATCGTCCTCATCAAGACCAGCGTCGACCGGATCCCCGAGATCGCCGAGGCGATCGCCGCGATCGAGGGCGTCAGCGAGGTCTACTCGGTGACCGGCAGCTACGACCTGGTGGCGATGGTCCGGGTGCGGCAGCACGAGGACCTGGCCGAGGTGATCCCCGGTCAGGTCAACAAGGTGCCGGGTGTGGAGCACACCGAGACCCAGATCGCCTTCCGCACCTACTCGCAGCACGACCTGGAGGCCGCGTTCGCGCTCGGCCTGGACGAGTAG
- a CDS encoding putative RNA-binding protein with PIN domain (manually curated), giving the protein MVDAASGPAEPQGQQPAADAALPDASGAGPEPGPGDTPSEQLDRPLPEGVRRRVVGIAADALGAIPAGELPAGLRPYAKFTPARRAKYAATALAAALDAEPVFRVRIADRLRLGQPDLVKALESGAVPAAADPMDVAAAAYLLRPAGWSRLVAEAGDEVERADAEGAAAEAARVAEKLQAELAEVRAAARVDLDRQRAESEGVRREAESLRKRVRSLESDTRRAQAEARKLQTELDAARAAAAAERSAADGEARRLRHRITELETAAEAGRRSAREGRSVEDMRLRLLLDTVLQSAQGLQRELALPVVQLRPADLVDAVEPGSANPHDVARRGLAEDDPALLDQLLAIPQVHLVVDGYNVTKTGYPTLPLEQQRMRLLGGLAMLAQRTQAEVTCVFDGQDLDVPVIMAPPRGVRVRFSRTGETADELIRRLVRAEPQGRPVVVVSADREVADGVRKAGARPVASILLLNRLARP; this is encoded by the exons GTGGTGGACGCAGCGAGCGGGCCGGCCGAGCCGCAGGGGCAGCAGCCCGCTGCGGACGCGGCGCTGCCGGACGCTTCCGGGGCCGGGCCGGAGCCCGGGCCCGGGGACACGCCGTCCGAGCAGCTGGACCGGCCGCTCCCCGAAGGGGTGCGCCGCCGGGTGGTCGGCATCGCGGCCGACGCCCTCGGTGCCATCCCGGCCGGCGAACTGCCCGCGGGGCTGCGCCCGTACGCCAAGTTCACCCCCGCCCGGCGGGCCAAGTACGCGGCCACCGCGCTGGCCGCGGCGCTGGACGCGGAGCCGGTGTTCAGGGTCCGGATAGCCGATCGGCTGCGGCTCGGCCAGCCGGACCTGGTCAAGGCGCTGGAGTCCGGCGCCGTCCCGGCCGCCGCCGACCCGATGGACGTGGCCGCCGCCGCCTACCTGCTGCGCCCGGCCGGCTGGAGCCGGCTGGTGGCCGAGGCCGGCGACGAGGTCGAACGGGCGGACGCCGAGGGCGCCGCGGCCGAGGCCGCCCGCGTGGCGGAGAAGTTGCAGGCCGAACTCGCCGAGGTGCGCGCCGCCGCCCGGGTGGACCTGGACCGGCAGCGCGCCGAGTCGGAGGGGGTGCGCCGGGAGGCGGAGTCGCTGCGCAAGCGGGTCCGGAGCCTGGAGAGCGACACCCGCCGGGCACAGGCGGAGGCCCGCAAACTGCAGACGGAGCTGGACGCGGCGCGCGCCGCGGCAGCGGCCGAACGCAGTGCGGCGGACGGCGAGGCACGCCGGCTGCGGCACCGGATCACCGAGCTGGAGACGGCCGCCGAGGCCGGCCGGCGGTCGGCGCGCGAGGGCCGCAGCGTGGAGGACATGCGGCTGCGGCTGCTGCTCGACACGGTGCTCCAGTCGGCGCAGGGGCTGCAGCGGGAGCTGGCGCTGCCGGTGGTCCAGCTGCGGCCGGCCGACCTGGTGGACGCGGTCGAGCCGGGCTCGGCCAACCCGCACGACGTGGCGCGGCGCGGCCTGGCGGAGGACGACCCGGCACTGCTCGACCAGCTGCTGGCGATCCCTCAGGTGCACCTGGTGGTCGACGGCTACAACGTGACCAAGACCGGGTACCCGACGCTGCCGCTGGAGCAGCAGCGGATGCGGCTGCTGGGCGGTCTGGCCATGCTGGCGCAGCGCACCCAGGCCGAGGTGACCTGCGTCTTCGACGGCCAGGACCTGGACGTCCCGGTGATCATGGCGCCGCCGCGCGGG GTGCGGGTGCGCTTCAGCCGCACGGGGGAGACCGCGGACGAGCTGATCCGCCGCCTGGTGCGGGCCGAGCCGCAGGGCCGGCCGGTGGTGGTGGTCTCCGCGGATCGCGAGGTCGCGGACGGCGTACGGAAGGCGGGTGCGCGCCCGGTCGCGTCGATTCTGCTGCTCAACCGGCTCGCCCGGCCCTGA
- a CDS encoding cytochrome c oxidase subunit 3 — protein MSVVATATATETGHAHGAVNRPNLVSVGTIVWLSSELMFFAALFAMYFTLRSVMGSEFWAEKAEALNVPFSSVNTTILVLSSLTCQLGVFAAERGDVKKLRSWFYITFVMGAIFIGGQIFEYTELVKVDGLSLSSDPYGTVFYLTTGFHGLHVTGGLIAFLLVLGRTYAARRFTHEQATAAIVVSYYWHFVDVVWIGLFATIYLIK, from the coding sequence ATGTCCGTCGTGGCGACAGCAACAGCAACAGAAACCGGACACGCGCACGGAGCGGTCAACAGGCCGAACCTGGTCAGCGTCGGAACCATCGTCTGGCTGAGCTCCGAGCTGATGTTCTTCGCGGCCCTGTTCGCGATGTACTTCACGCTCCGCTCGGTCATGGGCTCGGAGTTCTGGGCGGAGAAGGCGGAAGCCCTCAACGTGCCGTTCTCCTCGGTGAACACCACGATCCTGGTGCTCTCCTCCCTCACCTGCCAGCTCGGCGTTTTCGCCGCCGAGCGCGGTGACGTGAAGAAGCTCCGCTCGTGGTTCTACATCACCTTCGTGATGGGTGCGATCTTCATCGGCGGCCAGATCTTCGAGTACACCGAGCTGGTCAAGGTGGACGGCCTGTCGCTGTCCTCGGACCCGTACGGCACGGTGTTCTACCTGACCACCGGCTTCCACGGCCTGCACGTGACGGGTGGTCTGATCGCCTTCCTGCTGGTCCTGGGGCGGACGTACGCCGCCAGGCGGTTCACGCACGAGCAGGCCACCGCCGCGATCGTCGTGTCGTACTACTGGCACTTCGTCGACGTCGTGTGGATCGGCCTGTTCGCGACCATCTACCTGATCAAGTAA
- a CDS encoding selenocysteine lyase/cysteine desulfurase encodes MSLSTDLCAPLAVLGHDVQVPLATGEKVGYAALDYAASAPALQRVWDDVAAYAPYYGSVHRGAGYLSQLSTDLFEQSRRTVADFLDLREGDQVVFTRATTDSLNLLAGAVPAGTRVFAFETEHHASLLPWRHAGLTVEYLRAPRSHAEAVAALDAALAAGSAEGPRLLCVTGASNVTGELWPIAELTETAHRHGARVVLDAAQLAPHHRLSVRELGVDWVAFSGHKLYAPFGAGVLAGRSDWLDAAEPYLAGGGASRTVAREADGSVAVEWHTGPARHEAGSPNVIGAYAIASACRALSEAGFDELEGRERALIERLTAGLARIPEVKVLNLFGAGSARVGVLSFVVRGWNSSHFSAALSAEYGIGVRDGLFCAHPLVRTLLGGEEAAPSECGAPEPSLPGERSLNAIRVSFGAGTPEEHVDRFLAAVRELVTDGARWNYRNEGGRCVADTGRAA; translated from the coding sequence ATGTCGCTGTCGACCGATCTCTGCGCCCCCCTCGCCGTTCTCGGCCACGACGTCCAGGTGCCGCTCGCCACCGGTGAGAAGGTCGGCTACGCCGCGCTCGACTACGCCGCCAGCGCCCCCGCCCTGCAGCGGGTCTGGGACGACGTCGCCGCGTACGCCCCCTACTACGGCAGCGTTCACCGCGGGGCCGGCTACCTCTCCCAGCTGTCCACCGACCTGTTCGAGCAGAGCCGCCGCACCGTCGCCGACTTCCTCGACCTGCGCGAGGGCGACCAGGTGGTGTTCACCCGCGCCACCACCGACTCGCTCAACCTGCTGGCCGGTGCGGTGCCCGCCGGGACCCGGGTCTTCGCCTTCGAGACCGAGCACCACGCCTCCCTGCTGCCCTGGCGCCACGCCGGTCTGACGGTCGAGTACCTGCGCGCCCCGCGCTCGCACGCCGAGGCCGTCGCCGCCCTGGACGCCGCGCTCGCCGCCGGCTCCGCCGAGGGCCCGCGCCTGCTGTGCGTCACCGGAGCCTCCAACGTCACCGGCGAGCTGTGGCCGATCGCCGAACTCACCGAGACCGCCCACCGGCACGGCGCCCGGGTCGTCCTGGACGCCGCCCAGCTGGCCCCGCACCACCGCCTGTCGGTCCGTGAACTCGGCGTCGACTGGGTCGCGTTCTCCGGCCACAAGCTGTACGCGCCGTTCGGCGCCGGGGTGCTGGCCGGCCGCAGCGACTGGCTGGACGCGGCCGAGCCGTACCTGGCAGGCGGCGGCGCCAGCCGCACCGTGGCCCGGGAGGCGGACGGCTCGGTGGCCGTCGAGTGGCACACCGGCCCGGCACGGCACGAGGCCGGCTCGCCGAACGTGATCGGCGCCTACGCCATCGCCTCGGCCTGCCGGGCGCTCTCGGAGGCCGGCTTCGACGAGCTGGAGGGCCGCGAGCGGGCGCTGATCGAGCGACTCACCGCCGGGCTGGCGCGCATCCCCGAGGTCAAGGTGCTCAACCTGTTCGGCGCGGGCTCGGCCCGGGTCGGCGTGCTGTCCTTCGTCGTCCGCGGCTGGAACAGCTCGCACTTCTCGGCGGCGCTCTCCGCCGAGTACGGCATCGGTGTCCGGGACGGCCTGTTCTGCGCGCACCCGCTGGTGCGCACCCTGCTCGGCGGGGAGGAGGCGGCGCCGTCCGAGTGCGGCGCGCCGGAGCCGTCGCTGCCGGGGGAGCGGAGCCTGAACGCGATCCGGGTGAGCTTCGGCGCGGGCACCCCCGAGGAGCACGTCGACCGCTTCCTGGCCGCCGTCCGGGAGCTCGTCACCGACGGCGCCCGCTGGAACTACCGCAACGAGGGCGGCCGCTGCGTCGCCGACACCGGCCGGGCCGCCTGA
- a CDS encoding cell wall-associated NlpC family hydrolase — MASHRRPKQPSRARVSVLTAAAATAVALSAQASAHAAPAKPSKDEVKVQVDKLLEEQEQAAEKYNGAKERADQLRKQADQLQDQIARSQEQLSQVASGLSAVAADQYRTGGVDPTVALMLSSNPDNYLEKASSNEQATDTQASTLKGLRDQQRRLDQQKQEAAAILAELDRSTQVLNDSKADVQKKLAEAQRLLSTLTAAERAAILGTDRASRDASRFDLTNLPPAAGYAAVAVQAAMGKRGTPYVWGATGPNSFDCSGLMVWAYAKAGVSLPRTSQSQASVGTRVPSLAAAQPGDLVIYYSDAHHVGMYIGNGLVVHAPRTGDVVKVMDADILPIKTIRRV, encoded by the coding sequence TTGGCCTCCCACCGCCGTCCCAAGCAGCCGAGCCGCGCACGGGTATCCGTGCTCACCGCTGCCGCCGCGACCGCGGTCGCCCTCTCCGCGCAGGCCAGCGCGCACGCCGCACCGGCCAAGCCGAGCAAGGACGAGGTCAAGGTCCAGGTCGACAAGCTGCTCGAGGAGCAGGAGCAGGCCGCCGAGAAGTACAACGGCGCCAAGGAGCGGGCCGACCAGCTCCGCAAGCAGGCCGACCAGCTGCAGGACCAGATCGCCCGCAGCCAGGAGCAGCTCTCCCAGGTGGCGTCCGGCCTGTCCGCGGTGGCGGCCGACCAGTACCGCACCGGCGGCGTCGACCCGACGGTCGCGTTGATGCTCTCCTCGAACCCGGACAACTACCTCGAGAAGGCGTCCAGCAACGAGCAGGCCACCGACACCCAGGCCTCCACGCTGAAGGGTCTTCGGGACCAGCAGCGCCGGCTGGACCAGCAGAAGCAGGAGGCCGCCGCCATCCTCGCCGAGCTGGACCGCTCCACCCAGGTGCTGAACGACTCCAAGGCGGACGTCCAGAAGAAGCTCGCCGAGGCGCAGCGCCTGCTGAGCACCCTGACGGCCGCCGAGCGCGCCGCGATCCTGGGCACCGACCGCGCCTCGCGCGACGCCAGCCGCTTCGACCTGACCAACCTGCCGCCGGCCGCCGGCTACGCCGCGGTCGCGGTCCAGGCTGCGATGGGCAAGCGCGGCACCCCGTACGTGTGGGGCGCCACCGGCCCGAACTCCTTCGACTGCTCCGGTCTGATGGTGTGGGCGTACGCCAAGGCCGGCGTGTCGCTGCCGCGTACCTCGCAGTCGCAGGCGAGCGTCGGCACCCGCGTCCCCTCTCTGGCCGCCGCCCAGCCGGGTGACCTTGTCATCTACTACTCGGACGCGCACCACGTCGGGATGTACA
- a CDS encoding membrane associated rhomboid family serine protease produces the protein MAVPAPVPAPVRAAAGRDAAAPARTPLVTYALIALSALVLLAGPSFGLNPRYGTGAARVCAEQRFEQHWGAVPAELLSGNPLDAARLATLPPAVPGCTVTPTPHKIPFLSVLSSLFVHAGWLHLVGNLLFLYVFGPDVEERLGRLRFLLFYLGIGYLATYGWALAEADSTQSVRALVGASGAIAGVLGGYLRLYPRARVTALVPVLFFLPLRFPAWLVLGLWFALQWWPVGPAVPGVAYLVHVIGFSAGWLLARPVRLRTGQTRRLTADTLGGTPHTGAEE, from the coding sequence ATGGCCGTCCCCGCCCCCGTCCCCGCCCCCGTGCGCGCAGCGGCGGGCCGGGACGCCGCCGCGCCCGCGCGCACGCCGCTGGTCACCTACGCCCTGATCGCGCTGAGCGCCCTCGTCCTGCTGGCCGGCCCGAGCTTCGGCCTCAATCCGCGGTACGGCACCGGAGCCGCCCGGGTCTGCGCGGAGCAGCGCTTCGAGCAGCACTGGGGGGCCGTCCCGGCGGAGCTGCTGTCCGGCAACCCCCTGGACGCCGCCCGGCTGGCCACCCTGCCGCCCGCGGTGCCGGGCTGCACGGTCACGCCGACCCCGCACAAGATCCCGTTCCTGTCGGTGCTCAGCTCGCTGTTCGTCCATGCGGGCTGGCTGCACCTGGTCGGCAACCTGCTCTTCCTCTATGTCTTCGGCCCGGACGTGGAGGAGCGGCTCGGACGACTGCGCTTCCTCCTCTTCTATCTGGGCATCGGCTACCTGGCGACGTACGGCTGGGCGCTGGCCGAGGCGGACTCGACCCAGTCGGTGCGGGCGCTGGTCGGCGCCTCGGGAGCGATCGCCGGGGTGCTCGGCGGCTATCTGCGGCTCTACCCGCGGGCCCGGGTGACCGCGCTGGTGCCGGTGCTGTTCTTCCTGCCGCTGCGCTTCCCGGCCTGGCTGGTGCTCGGGCTGTGGTTCGCCCTGCAGTGGTGGCCGGTCGGGCCGGCGGTGCCCGGCGTGGCGTACCTGGTGCACGTGATCGGCTTCAGCGCGGGCTGGCTGCTGGCGCGCCCGGTGCGGCTCCGGACAGGGCAGACGCGCCGCCTGACGGCGGATACGCTGGGCGGTACCCCACACACAGGAGCCGAAGAGTGA
- a CDS encoding anthranilate phosphoribosyltransferase: MVNVNPANGGKDPVQVVRTWPDVLSALLRGENLAEADTSWAMDQIMSGEASPVQVAGFMVALRAKGETVEEIAGLVDAMYAHAEPLHIPGPAVDIVGTGGDRAKTVNISTMSAIVAAAAGAKVVKHGNRASSSASGSSDVLEKLGVSLDLGARRVAEVAEEVGLTFCFAAKFHPAMRHAATARAGLGVPTAFNILGPLTNPAKVTSHAVGCFDTRLAGLIAGVFARRGASALVFRGDDGLDELTVCTTSHVWIVKNGAVTETSFDPRDVGIELAGIEALRGADAEHNAGVARRVFAGERGPVRDAVLLNTAAALAAIDLTDAPLTEQLAAGIERAAAAIDSGTAEATLKRWAEATQK, encoded by the coding sequence ATGGTGAACGTGAACCCTGCGAACGGCGGCAAGGACCCCGTGCAGGTGGTCCGCACCTGGCCGGACGTCCTGTCGGCACTGCTGCGCGGCGAGAACCTCGCGGAGGCGGACACCTCCTGGGCGATGGACCAGATCATGAGCGGCGAGGCCTCGCCCGTCCAGGTGGCCGGCTTCATGGTCGCGCTGCGGGCGAAGGGCGAGACCGTCGAGGAGATCGCCGGCCTGGTCGACGCCATGTACGCGCACGCAGAGCCGCTGCACATCCCCGGGCCCGCCGTCGACATCGTCGGCACCGGCGGTGACCGCGCCAAGACCGTCAACATCTCCACCATGTCGGCGATCGTGGCGGCCGCGGCCGGAGCCAAGGTCGTCAAGCACGGCAACCGGGCCTCCTCCTCCGCCTCCGGCTCCTCGGACGTGCTGGAGAAGCTCGGCGTCAGCCTCGACCTCGGCGCCCGCCGGGTCGCCGAGGTGGCCGAGGAGGTCGGTCTGACCTTCTGCTTCGCGGCCAAGTTCCACCCCGCGATGCGGCACGCGGCCACCGCGCGGGCCGGGCTCGGCGTGCCCACCGCCTTCAACATCCTCGGGCCGCTGACCAACCCGGCGAAGGTCACCTCGCACGCCGTCGGCTGCTTCGACACCCGGCTGGCCGGGCTGATCGCGGGCGTGTTCGCCCGCCGCGGCGCCTCCGCGCTGGTCTTCCGCGGCGACGACGGCCTCGACGAACTGACCGTCTGCACCACCTCGCACGTCTGGATCGTCAAGAACGGTGCCGTCACCGAGACCTCGTTCGACCCGCGGGACGTCGGGATCGAGCTGGCCGGGATCGAGGCGCTGCGAGGAGCCGACGCCGAGCACAACGCCGGTGTCGCACGGCGGGTGTTCGCCGGCGAGCGGGGGCCCGTCCGGGACGCCGTCCTGCTCAACACCGCCGCCGCACTGGCCGCGATCGACCTCACCGACGCCCCGCTGACCGAGCAGCTCGCGGCGGGGATCGAGCGGGCGGCGGCCGCGATCGACTCCGGCACGGCCGAGGCCACCCTCAAGCGCTGGGCCGAGGCCACGCAGAAGTAG